The stretch of DNA GTCAATCATAAAAATGCCATTGTTTTATAGCAAAAAAGGATAATGATTACTATCTTAACCTGATATCTTATGCAATcgatatttcataaaaaaaaaaaaaaaactcaaccaGATTGCTTTGTTGCTATCATAACTACAATAAAGGTCTGAGAGGAAACTGAGCAACTAGGTTACTTGGACTTGTTGGACATGGTATGTTTAGTTTCTTTCTAAATTGTTTCATGTATTTTGAAGGCTATATTCATGTCCAGGTAACGTATGAGTGCCAGACAGGGCACCTCAACAAAAATGCAGTGGTTTTGGCTTAATATCGTCATTACTGAGGTCAAGtgggtttaaaaaaaaaaacccagctAATATGGTGCTTTTCTACAGGGTTGAATTTGAGCCTTTTGTCTTCAAGCTTGTCTTGACTTTTAACCTAGAATTGGCTTCCCTCATATTTGTTCCTAAATTATCCTACTTCAATTAGTAGAAGCCCGAGTTTAGTCTATGCAGTTGAAGGCTTAAAGTAATGCATTCTTTCGTATTTTAAGATTTCAGTAAACAATATCTTTTCGCTAATAACACTTCCAACTCTTGCATTAAATAGTTTTGCCACACTATAATGGACCAGGGTTCAACTACTTTTCAACATAACAAAAGAGCACACATTCATGATAAGAGTTTCTTTTCAAACACATGGTGTCTTGATTGCATACTAAAATTAATTAGATAGTCCATTACAATAGAGATAACAACCCTTCAATAATCCAATGAGTATGGCAgaattaaaatgaaaagaaaaaaaagtacctTCTCCGCGATGCCTCAATGGGGTCAGAACCAATTAATGGTGCACCTCCCACGGTATAACCCTGAGCATTGGTGGAAGCTTCAGATTTTCCACAAAGCATCCGATGAAACATTGATGCGATGGGATCAATGATTGGCCTATAACAAATCACAGGGCCACACTTGAGAGAGAGATATTAAATAAActtctcattttatttcataaGCTAAAAAGAAAGCCATATAATACCTGAGAAATTCAGGGAAGAATGTAGAGAATGCAAAATCTTCACTCGGATCTCCCCTATGCTTTGCTTCGGGTTTTCTCTGGAAGTATCTGAGGTAAATCCAGCCCATATAAGCTCCGAATATCAAGGTTGGAAGATATGTTGCCGAATCTGGAGTGAAAAAACTTATGGCAATCGAAATCAACAGCATAAGTGATGGCAGCCACTGCATGGCATAGGAAGCATCAAACAGAGGGCATGGGGTCAAATACCCAGTTAGAAAAGTTTATCACTGAACCCAATCAAATGGAACTTGCAATATAAAGTTTTACCTTTGCTTTTATTTTCAGCAAAGACAGTTCTTGGTCAGGTACAATTTGTTTGATGCCAACCAAGAAGCCCGCCAGCACCCCATGGAAGCCGGAAAGAGGCATGTAACTagcaaaaaaaacaaaagagaataaGCACTCCGATTCTTCATTTTCAAGGAGCCTCCAAATATAAGGAAAATTTGAAACTAAAAGTAAATATAACCATATTGAACACATACTCATGCCCGGCACTTGCAATAGTGTCTAAATAACAAGATGCATAGAAGTTGAGAATATGATGACAACGAAATTAGGCTTAGAGATAGATAAGCCAATTCCCACAAATCAGTCAAAGAAGACGGAAAAGTATGGTTCAATTTTGACATTTATTCTCTTTCACCTCTCAAACATTTGATTGAGAAGAATGGTGGAAAAAAGAATGAGCACAAGAGAAAAGGGCCTTAGGAGACATAGTAACTTAGAATAAATGCTTCTTAAACACATAGGGGGATCGTAGCACTCACAGGTAATTTTCTTCCCTCGTTATGTAGTACAAGGCGATAGCAGTAGTGAAAACACAGACAGAAGTTAGAAAGTTAACTATGAAGATGAACTTCAAGAACTCCTTAGAACCCCATATAGGCTCAAGCAACTTCCCCATGAAAAGAAGACCAATAACACTCACAACCACCTGCAGAAATCAGTGCTCAATAGTATAACTAtattgaaaacaaaaaagaaatggaAGATTGGGAAAATAAATAGTAGTATAAAAGATGGCCATACCCCATGTAATGATTGTTCAATATAACCAGCTGTTATGAGGTTCCAACCAAAAGGGATTGTCCTGTAAAATAAGTTAAAAGTAGAAGAAAAACAACTGAGTCATTGTTCGGACATGAGTTCGCACATAAGAGcatccaaatatatgaaaaaactaCATGCATCAGACCCATATTGAGATCTAACATTGTCGCCCAAATCCGAATAACATAAGTAAAAAAGCATAGGCAtttcacttaactagaaaaagaaacCCATCAAAAGATGACTATCCAAGTTAAAGAAAaatgctaacattatcccaaaatcGAGATCTAAACATTCAAACAGAAAAATCTGAAGTCAGTTCATCAAGTATGTCGAAACATTAGCCGTTAATCAAAGCTAGAATCAACCCTTCATTACATAAACACCCCCCAAAAATTCTACTGCTATGGTTTCTTCGATTTTGTTTAATTAGCAACGAATTCTACAGAATCCTATTTGGGTAATTCACTAAAACGGCAACCAAAACCAAAACTAATCACGACCCAAGTTTCTAAAACGAAATTGGATAAAATTAACatcaaagaaatgaaaaataaagtgaaatgggAAAAAGAACCTGGCCGGAATAAGAGCAAGGTAAATAACAGAAGAAGGGAGAAGCCGAACAACAATGTGGCCACCGATTAGTATCACCGTTAGTCCCTTGCATAGCTTTGTAAATCCACTGAATATTCCACTCCCCtgtaaattcaacaaatttaaaataaaacaaaaactaagaattttgcaaaaaaataatttttaaaatggaaatttatacAAGATAAGATTACCGGGGAGCTCATGGTGGAGCTACTGAATTGAGGCAGTTGATATTTTTCCCGGTGAACGGCGGGatcttgttttttcttttgttcaatCAGTGAACGGCGGATGGATCAAGGTGAAAATGGAAGTAATTATTTTCTTCCGGGTtctttaattgatataatttttgagtttttaaccCTTCAGAACCGAGTTGACTCGAGGCTTTAAGTTTTAACCATTGATAAATCCtaatcatatat from Gossypium hirsutum isolate 1008001.06 chromosome D04, Gossypium_hirsutum_v2.1, whole genome shotgun sequence encodes:
- the LOC107937603 gene encoding rhomboid-like protein 19, whose product is MSSPGSGIFSGFTKLCKGLTVILIGGHIVVRLLPSSVIYLALIPARTIPFGWNLITAGYIEQSLHGVVVSVIGLLFMGKLLEPIWGSKEFLKFIFIVNFLTSVCVFTTAIALYYITREENYLYMPLSGFHGVLAGFLVGIKQIVPDQELSLLKIKAKWLPSLMLLISIAISFFTPDSATYLPTLIFGAYMGWIYLRYFQRKPEAKHRGDPSEDFAFSTFFPEFLRPIIDPIASMFHRMLCGKSEASTNAQGYTVGGAPLIGSDPIEASRRRERGARALEERLAAERLAAGKNSEEPQIDESDNV